The Faecalibacter sp. LW9 genome has a segment encoding these proteins:
- a CDS encoding low molecular weight protein-tyrosine-phosphatase produces the protein MKILMVCLGNICRSPLAEGILQSKVGDKHLVDSAGTGDWHVGEQPDRRSIAVAKKHGVDISDQRAMHFNPVFFEEFDIIFAMDKQNSIDLQQLARSEEERAKIKLILKEGLGEALNVPDPYYDNDEAFEHVYQLLDRATDGIIAKYNL, from the coding sequence ATGAAAATTTTAATGGTTTGCTTAGGTAACATTTGTCGTTCACCTCTAGCAGAAGGAATCTTACAATCTAAAGTTGGAGACAAACATTTAGTGGATTCTGCAGGTACAGGTGATTGGCATGTCGGAGAACAACCTGATCGTCGCTCTATTGCAGTGGCAAAAAAACATGGGGTTGATATTTCTGATCAACGTGCCATGCATTTTAATCCTGTATTTTTTGAAGAATTCGACATCATCTTTGCGATGGACAAACAAAATTCAATTGATTTACAACAATTAGCGCGCTCTGAAGAGGAACGAGCTAAAATCAAATTGATTTTAAAAGAAGGTTTAGGTGAGGCATTAAATGTACCTGATCCCTATTATGATAATGATGAGGCTTTTGAGCATGTGTATCAATTATTGGACCGTGCTACAGATGGAATCATTGCCAAATACAATTTATAA
- a CDS encoding SanA/YdcF family protein yields MRIGKIFISRITLLFIAGIASVALFAYGVQMLTARHIYHDAYKIPSKYRVGVVYGAKLNKDGSPGIYLKDRLDTALDLYFKGKINVIILSGERLNEDFNEIDVMEKYILSNGVPIEHTYLDTGGLDTYSTVYRVKNIFQFDEVIYITQNFHLTRATFLGLLMGVDCIGFNADRSKYKNLNEHKFREVFANIKAMLDFSKDRQPEVLVDSKDSIH; encoded by the coding sequence ATGCGTATTGGTAAAATTTTTATTTCTCGTATCACCCTTTTATTTATTGCTGGAATAGCTAGTGTTGCTTTATTTGCATATGGTGTGCAAATGTTAACGGCACGACATATTTATCATGATGCCTATAAAATCCCATCTAAATATCGAGTAGGTGTGGTATATGGTGCAAAATTAAATAAGGATGGATCTCCTGGAATTTATTTAAAAGATCGATTGGATACGGCTTTAGATTTGTATTTTAAAGGTAAAATTAACGTCATTATTTTATCAGGCGAACGATTGAATGAGGATTTTAATGAAATCGATGTCATGGAAAAATACATCTTATCAAATGGTGTCCCGATTGAACATACTTATTTGGATACAGGAGGTTTAGACACGTATAGTACAGTATATCGTGTAAAGAATATTTTCCAATTTGATGAAGTGATTTACATTACTCAAAATTTTCATTTGACGCGTGCTACTTTTCTTGGTCTTTTAATGGGGGTAGATTGTATTGGATTTAATGCTGATCGCTCAAAATATAAAAACCTCAATGAACATAAATTCAGAGAGGTCTTTGCAAATATAAAAGCGATGCTAGATTTTTCTAAGGATCGTCAACCAGAAGTACTCGTTGACAGTAAAGATTCCATTCATTAA
- a CDS encoding HipA family kinase, translated as MEKLELRTVMVERYLQPLREGGSLPALADADDGFKYVLKFKGAGHGPRMLISELLGGEIARRLGFKISELVFALLDVDFGRTEGDEEIQDLLKFSEGTNLALHFLSGAINYDPAVMPVDDKLASQIVWLDAFITNVDRTYRNTNMLMWHKELWLIDHGAAYYFHHSWDNWEASAKTKFPQIKDHVLLKNATKLEEVDTEFRAILTNEFIDELVNLIPDEWYEAEAYHMSIAEMREAYKGFIKLRRDHSINFINEANDARKNLI; from the coding sequence ATGGAAAAACTTGAATTGAGAACCGTAATGGTTGAACGTTACCTCCAGCCTTTACGAGAAGGTGGTTCTCTTCCAGCTTTAGCAGATGCAGATGATGGATTTAAATATGTTTTAAAATTTAAAGGAGCTGGACATGGTCCACGCATGTTAATTTCTGAATTATTAGGTGGTGAAATAGCACGTCGATTAGGATTTAAAATTTCAGAATTGGTGTTTGCGTTATTGGATGTCGATTTTGGAAGAACGGAAGGCGATGAGGAAATTCAAGATTTATTAAAATTTAGTGAAGGAACCAATCTAGCATTACACTTTTTATCGGGCGCAATTAATTATGATCCTGCTGTAATGCCAGTTGATGATAAATTAGCTTCACAAATCGTTTGGCTTGATGCATTTATAACGAATGTAGACCGCACATACCGCAATACGAATATGCTTATGTGGCACAAAGAATTGTGGTTAATAGACCATGGCGCAGCATACTACTTTCATCATTCTTGGGATAATTGGGAAGCTTCTGCAAAAACAAAATTTCCACAAATCAAAGATCATGTTTTATTAAAAAATGCAACAAAATTAGAAGAAGTAGATACTGAATTTAGAGCCATTTTAACCAACGAATTTATTGATGAATTAGTAAATTTAATCCCTGATGAATGGTACGAAGCTGAAGCTTATCATATGTCTATTGCTGAAATGAGAGAAGCATATAAAGGATTCATTAAACTGAGAAGAGATCATTCTATTAACTTTATAAATGAAGCAAACGATGCCAGAAAAAATCTTATATGA
- a CDS encoding DUF3037 domain-containing protein, whose amino-acid sequence MPEKILYEYSIIRFVPKVEREEFINVGVIVFSKKEKFLKVKYFLNDRRMNAFAHDFDLCFIDSNLKALSQIAEGSNPFSDVSKFEIHERFRWLTAVRSSCIQTSRPHPGKTYNLERILEQLYKEYVI is encoded by the coding sequence ATGCCAGAAAAAATCTTATATGAATATTCAATCATACGATTTGTTCCTAAAGTTGAGCGTGAAGAATTTATAAATGTTGGAGTGATTGTTTTCTCGAAAAAAGAGAAATTCCTAAAAGTAAAATATTTCCTAAATGATCGTCGAATGAATGCATTTGCTCACGATTTTGACTTATGTTTTATTGATTCCAATTTAAAAGCGCTCAGTCAAATTGCAGAAGGAAGTAATCCATTTTCTGATGTCTCAAAATTTGAAATTCATGAGCGTTTTCGTTGGTTAACTGCAGTTCGCAGCTCATGCATCCAAACTTCACGTCCACATCCGGGTAAAACTTACAATTTGGAACGAATTTTGGAGCAGTTATATAAAGAATATGTAATTTAA
- a CDS encoding single-stranded DNA-binding protein, with product MFKLQYFTIYFLISCEQITNLFIAMSTLRNRVQLVGRVGQDPEIKVLESNKKLARLSLATNESYSNAKGEKVEQTTWHNLVVWGNLSNIVEQHVTKGKQIAVEGKLSYNDFTTKDGIVKHVAEIVVDEIVLL from the coding sequence ATGTTTAAATTACAATATTTTACAATTTATTTCTTAATTTCATGCGAACAAATAACCAATTTATTTATCGCCATGAGTACATTAAGAAACAGAGTTCAATTAGTTGGACGTGTTGGACAAGATCCAGAAATTAAAGTTTTAGAGAGCAACAAGAAATTAGCTCGATTGAGTTTAGCGACAAACGAAAGCTATTCCAATGCTAAAGGTGAAAAAGTAGAACAAACTACTTGGCACAATTTAGTCGTATGGGGTAATTTATCTAACATCGTTGAGCAGCACGTTACGAAAGGGAAGCAAATCGCTGTCGAGGGAAAATTGTCTTATAACGATTTTACAACGAAAGATGGTATTGTGAAACATGTAGCTGAGATAGTCGTCGATGAAATTGTATTGTTGTAA